Part of the Aquimarina sp. MAR_2010_214 genome is shown below.
TTCGTCGTGCTACCGATGTAATGCTTGCTGGTAAACGTGTTGTTGTTTGCGGATATGGAGATGTAGGTAAAGGTACTGCTGCATCGTTTAGAGGAGCTGGTTCTATTGTAACTGTTACTGAAATTGACCCGATTTGTGCTTTACAAGCAGCCATGGACGGTTTTGAAGTAAAAAAACTAGAAACTGTTGTTGGAAATGCAGACGTTGTTATTACCACTACGGGAAATAAAGATATTGTTCGAGCAGAACACTTTCAAGCAATGAAAGATAAAACCATTGTTTGTAATATTGGACATTTTGATAATGAGATTGATGTAGCTTGGTTAAATTCGCAAAGTGAGAAAATTGAAATCAAACCTCAAGTCGATAAGTATAACATTAACGGTAACGATATTATACTTCTTGCTGAAGGTCGTTTAGTAAACCTAGGTTGCGCAACAGGACATCCAAGTTTTGTAATGAGTAATTCATTTACCAATCAGACTTTAGCACAAATTGAGCTTTGGACCAACATTGAAAATTACAAAAATGAAGTATACATGCTTCCAAAGCATTTAGATGAAAAAGTAGCAAAATTACACCTTGCTAAAATTGGAGTAGAACTTACTGATCTTAGCAAAGATCAAGCTGAATATATTGGTGTAACTGTTGAAGGACCTTACAAGCCTGAATATTACAGATACTAAAAAAAAAGATCGCTGTAGTTAAATTAAACTACTTAGCTTTTGGAATAAAAAACCCTTTATCTTTTGATAAAGGGTTTTTGTTTAGAATACCATAGTATTATTACTTCTTTTTCCTAAAGATATAACTCATCCATACCGGATCATTTTCTTCAGATACAATAGATTGCCGATCTACAAACTCCCAATTAGCAGCATTCATATAATTCAACAAATCTGAAGTCCTCTCTAGGTCCTCTAGTTGTTTAATGGTTATTTGTTTGCCTACCAAAGATGTCTGCTCCTCAACCTTAATTCTTTTCACCTTACCTCTATTATTTGCCTTTTGAATTACAATAACCTCAAGATAGTCGTATTTAGGAATATCTTGCGAAGTCGCATCAAAGGATATACATAAAAAGAGGATACAACATAATGTTTTAGTCATTAAAGTATTCATAGTTTTTCTATTTTTGAGTTACATCAAAGATTAACTAAATATTACTTTGCCTTTTTAAGGATATATTTTGCCATTTCCTTAGCTAGTTTAGCATAACTCTCGGCTATTCTGTATCCAGAATTATAATCAGCTCCATAAAAATTACTTCCTGGTACTTTAAAGTATTTTGTAGAGAATAATATCTTATCAGGATTAGCAGTTTCATATACAATAATCGTTGCATTAACTTTAGATGGCTGTTTCATAACACCTACATTATACCCTGGATAGATCCACGTTGTTTTAACTTTCATAGTATGGGTAGCACTTTCCAGGCCTTTTTCAACTTTAACAGCCCCACCATCAAAACGTTTGTTAAAAGATTCTATATACTTTGGTTCATACAAATTTTCGCGATCAGCAAACCAGGACTTTTTAAATTTTTCACCTTTACCAGCTTCTTTAGCTTCTCGCTTATCCATTTTATTTTTTAAGAATTCTTCTTCAGTATCAAACTTGTCAACCTTTAGATTTTCATAATCGAAAACCAAATTATATGCTGTGATACCTTTTAAATTTTTAATACTTCCTTCTTGATCTTTTCTTTTTTGACTAAAAGCAAGAGTAACAGTCATTAACAATGTTAATAATAATAACTTTTTCATGATTCGGTTTTTAAATTTGATGATAAATATATTTCTTTTTTTTAAGAATAGGACAAAAGTCTTTTATCTCTATATTCTGAAAAGGTCAAAACAGAAGATGCCATAAACTTAAAGTATGTATTAGAGAATTCATAACAAACAAAAACCCTTTATCAAAAGATAAAGGGTTTTTTATATTACAAAGGAAAGATCCTTTATGCTTCAAATGGAACTATAGAAACATAGGATTTATTATCTTTCTTTTTAGTAAATTTCACTAAACCATCTACTTTAGCATGTAGGGTGTGATCTTTACCAGCGTATACATTTTCGCCTGGTTTGTGGGCTGTACCTCTTTGTCTTACAATGATGTTACCAGCCACGGCAGCTTGTCCACCAAATATCTTCACACCTAAGCGTTTCGATTCTGATTCTCTACCGTTTTTCGAACTACCAACTCCTTTTTTATGAGCCATTTTCTTTCGGTTTTATTGTTAATACTTACAGGGGTTACCTGCCGTTGTTTATTTTCCTTGTAAAGCTTCAATTAATTCTGCTTTCTTCATAGAAGAAATTCCAGAGATTCCCTGAGCTTTAGCCATATCTTTTAATTCAGCTACTGTCTTAGTGCTTAAATCTTCTTTACCAGCTTTTGGCTTTGCTGCTTCTTTCTTAGGAGCGGCTGCTTTAGTTTCAGCTTTTGGAGCAGAAGCTTTTACTTCTTTCTCTGCTTTAGCTTTTGGTTCAGCTTTTTTAGCTGCTGTTTTCTTAGCTCCAGAAGTTACTATACTTTCGATAACAATTTCTGTAAGAGATTGACGGTGACCGTTTTTAACACGGTATCCTTTACGTCTCTTTTTCTTGAAAACAATAACTTTATCACCCTTAAGGTGTCTTGTGATTTTTGCTCCTACTTGAGCTCCATCTATAGCTGGGGCGCCTAAAGTAACTTTATCTCCATCTGCTGCAAGAAGAACTTTATCAAAAGAGACTTTATCTCCTTCTTCTCCTGCTAAACGATGTACAAATACTTTTTGGTCTTTTGCAACTTTAAATTGCTGCCCTGCTATCTCTACAATTGCGTACATAGCGTAACGTTTAATTAATTATTTTTATAAATAAAGAACTGCACCTATTTTTAAATAGGCGGGTGCAAATATACTGCTAATTAATTAAATGCCAAATATTTTATACCTCTATAGGCTTTGAATTGTGATTTTTTTTTGGATTCCAACTTTCTTTAAATAATTGCATAAAAGATAATGTGAGCACAAAAGTAGTGGCAAACCCCAT
Proteins encoded:
- the ahcY gene encoding adenosylhomocysteinase produces the protein MSTKTVPYVPYKVKDISLAAWGRKEIELAEAEMPGLMSLREEYKDEQPLKGARIAGCLHMTIQTAVLIETLQALGAEVTWSSCNIFSTQDQAAAAIAEAGTPVYAWKGMNDEEFDWCIEQTLFFGEDRKPLNMILDDGGDLTNMVLDKYPELVEGINGLSEETTTGVHRLYERMTNGTLPMPAINVNDSVTKSKFDNKYGCKESAVDAIRRATDVMLAGKRVVVCGYGDVGKGTAASFRGAGSIVTVTEIDPICALQAAMDGFEVKKLETVVGNADVVITTTGNKDIVRAEHFQAMKDKTIVCNIGHFDNEIDVAWLNSQSEKIEIKPQVDKYNINGNDIILLAEGRLVNLGCATGHPSFVMSNSFTNQTLAQIELWTNIENYKNEVYMLPKHLDEKVAKLHLAKIGVELTDLSKDQAEYIGVTVEGPYKPEYYRY
- the rpmA gene encoding 50S ribosomal protein L27; this translates as MAHKKGVGSSKNGRESESKRLGVKIFGGQAAVAGNIIVRQRGTAHKPGENVYAGKDHTLHAKVDGLVKFTKKKDNKSYVSIVPFEA
- the rplU gene encoding 50S ribosomal protein L21, translating into MYAIVEIAGQQFKVAKDQKVFVHRLAGEEGDKVSFDKVLLAADGDKVTLGAPAIDGAQVGAKITRHLKGDKVIVFKKKRRKGYRVKNGHRQSLTEIVIESIVTSGAKKTAAKKAEPKAKAEKEVKASAPKAETKAAAPKKEAAKPKAGKEDLSTKTVAELKDMAKAQGISGISSMKKAELIEALQGK